The Desmonostoc muscorum LEGE 12446 genome includes a region encoding these proteins:
- a CDS encoding ADP-ribosylglycohydrolase family protein has translation MRYSLISRFRGTLLGAFLGGNLASDSGIQPQNYPDFGRMAILGTESLISLGRLDLDDWIARQQQASLDLAPTDIIIATLPVALFFHENPIKLRQNLLHVLKIWDDDPVVRDGTLAVGYAIALALNEKLDPLTLIPQIISFLQETPTSIPKKLLRIQNLLEQGAGLERVQAEFAGKEKLSDSIAIAFYCFLSTLEDFRLAVLRATHNGDSKLQDANRLMRHSTGAITAALSGAHNTTAGIPLNWRVMLLQRNYPASELTSFDQMLELADALVAVWSGLYDNVRLDPKELTEGGCAMSRVALLSVYAAPRVMRLR, from the coding sequence ATGCGTTACTCCCTTATAAGTCGGTTTAGAGGTACTTTACTCGGAGCATTCCTGGGGGGAAATTTAGCTTCGGATAGTGGAATACAGCCTCAGAATTACCCCGATTTTGGCAGAATGGCGATTCTGGGCACCGAGAGTTTAATTAGCTTGGGTAGATTAGATTTAGATGATTGGATAGCGCGTCAGCAACAAGCTTCTCTTGATTTAGCTCCAACAGACATAATTATTGCCACACTACCAGTGGCACTTTTTTTTCACGAAAATCCAATTAAGCTACGACAAAACTTGCTGCATGTACTAAAAATCTGGGATGATGACCCAGTAGTACGGGATGGAACATTAGCAGTAGGGTATGCCATCGCTCTAGCGTTGAATGAGAAACTCGACCCTCTAACCCTCATTCCCCAAATAATTTCATTTCTCCAAGAAACACCGACATCAATACCGAAAAAATTATTAAGAATTCAGAATTTATTAGAACAAGGGGCTGGATTAGAAAGGGTGCAAGCCGAGTTTGCTGGCAAAGAAAAGCTCAGTGATAGTATTGCGATCGCATTTTACTGTTTTCTGAGTACATTGGAAGATTTTCGCCTTGCAGTTTTGCGAGCTACTCACAACGGTGATTCCAAACTCCAAGATGCTAACCGTTTAATGAGACACTCTACAGGTGCAATTACTGCTGCTTTATCAGGCGCACATAACACTACAGCAGGAATTCCTCTCAATTGGCGAGTCATGCTTCTGCAAAGGAATTATCCAGCATCGGAACTGACAAGCTTTGACCAAATGTTAGAATTGGCTGATGCACTCGTGGCTGTGTGGTCAGGATTGTATGATAACGTTCGCCTAGATCCAAAGGAGTTAACAGAGGGAGGATGTGCCATGTCTAGGGTAGCTTTGCTTTCAGTTTACGCAGCCCCTCGTGTTATGCGGTTGCGTTAA
- the aroQ gene encoding type II 3-dehydroquinate dehydratase, producing MLNPTLEPLSILALHGPNLNLLGQREPGIYGSLTLAEINRLLEEEGLKLQAKVFPLQSNHEGILVDAIHGALGQHQGILINAGAYTHTSVALRDAIAAVNLPTVEVHLSNIYRREDFRHHSYIAPVAIGQISGFGSQSYLLGLQALVNYLRVRS from the coding sequence GTGCTAAACCCGACGTTAGAACCCTTAAGTATTCTGGCACTGCACGGGCCAAACTTAAATTTGCTAGGACAACGAGAACCTGGAATTTATGGATCGTTGACATTAGCAGAAATTAACCGCCTGTTAGAAGAAGAGGGATTAAAATTACAGGCGAAAGTTTTTCCTTTGCAGTCAAATCATGAAGGAATTTTGGTTGATGCTATTCATGGAGCATTGGGGCAACATCAAGGAATTTTGATTAATGCAGGGGCATATACCCACACAAGTGTGGCATTACGAGATGCGATCGCTGCCGTTAATTTACCCACAGTAGAAGTACACCTGAGTAACATTTACCGTCGGGAAGATTTCCGCCATCATTCGTACATCGCCCCAGTAGCCATCGGCCAAATCAGTGGTTTTGGCTCTCAAAGTTATTTGTTAGGCTTACAGGCACTAGTGAATTATTTAAGAGTTAGGAGTTAG
- the topA gene encoding type I DNA topoisomerase yields MSTLVIVESPTKARTIRNYLPSGYRVEASMGHVRDLPQSASEIPAAVKGEKWAQLGVNVDADFEPVYVVPKDKKKIVTQLKDALKDVDELILATDEDREGESISWHLYQLLKPKVPTKRMVFHEITQDAIKKALKNCRNIDEQLVRAQETRRILDRLVGYTLSPLLWKKIAWGLSAGRVQSVAVRLLVTKERQRRAFHEGTYWDLKASLEKEKTPFTAQLVTLGGTKVANGGDFDPTTGQIVAGRNVLLLNEDQAIALKERLSGKTWSVSDIEERPVTRKPAPPFTTSTLQQESNRKLRLSARDTMRIAQNLYEQGYITYMRTDSVHLSDQAIAAARSCVEKLYGQQYLSPQPRQYTTKSKGAQEAHEAIRPAGSSFRTPQETGLGGRELAVYDLIWKRTVACQMADSRQTQISVQLQVEDAGFRSSGKRIEFPGYLRAYVEGSDDPEAALEDQEVILPSLKVGDHPNCTELEAVGHETQPPARYSEATLVKTLESEGIGRPSTYASIIGTIIDKGYAQLMNNALIPTFTAFAVTDLLEKYFPDIVDPSFTSKMEQTLDDIATGEAKWLPYLQKFYLGDKGLETLVREQESQIDATKARTVELENLAAKVRIGKYGPYIEVENGEGVITASIPKDLTPADLDPKQVEVLLRQKTTGPDQVGRHPETGEPIYVKIGAYGPYVQLGDKTEENPKPKQASLPKGVTPENLTLETAVGLLALPRTLGVHPVTNGKIQASLGRFGPYVVHDQGKEGKDYRSLKAADNVLTVSLERALELFSEPKKGRSSTNSKSKAALRELGTHPEDGEPVNIYDGPYGPYIKHGKTNASIPEGQSVEDVTLAAALELLAAKASTGKSTRKTTKSTSSRSKSTTKSSSTATKKKTTES; encoded by the coding sequence ATGTCAACTCTCGTCATCGTCGAATCTCCAACCAAAGCTCGTACCATTCGCAACTACCTGCCATCAGGCTATCGGGTGGAGGCGTCTATGGGTCATGTGCGTGACTTACCGCAGTCTGCTAGTGAAATTCCCGCCGCAGTTAAAGGGGAAAAATGGGCGCAGCTAGGGGTAAACGTGGACGCCGACTTTGAACCGGTATATGTTGTCCCGAAAGACAAAAAGAAAATTGTCACCCAGCTCAAAGATGCGCTCAAGGATGTAGATGAACTGATTCTGGCAACGGACGAAGACCGGGAAGGTGAAAGCATTAGTTGGCATTTATACCAATTGCTGAAGCCGAAAGTTCCGACTAAGCGGATGGTGTTTCACGAAATTACCCAAGATGCGATCAAAAAAGCGCTGAAAAACTGCCGCAATATCGATGAGCAGTTGGTTCGCGCCCAAGAAACGCGGCGGATTTTAGATCGATTGGTGGGTTATACTTTGTCTCCCCTGTTATGGAAAAAAATCGCCTGGGGATTATCTGCTGGGCGGGTGCAATCTGTAGCGGTGCGACTTTTGGTCACCAAGGAACGCCAGCGCCGTGCCTTCCATGAAGGTACGTACTGGGATTTGAAGGCCAGTTTAGAAAAGGAAAAAACCCCTTTTACTGCCCAGTTGGTAACGCTGGGAGGAACTAAAGTAGCGAATGGCGGCGATTTTGACCCCACAACCGGACAAATTGTCGCAGGACGCAATGTCTTGTTGCTCAACGAAGACCAAGCCATAGCCCTCAAGGAACGCCTGAGTGGAAAAACTTGGAGTGTCAGCGACATTGAAGAACGTCCAGTGACGCGCAAACCGGCGCCACCATTTACTACTTCGACGCTGCAACAAGAATCTAACCGGAAACTGCGCCTCTCAGCCCGCGATACCATGCGAATTGCCCAGAATTTGTACGAACAAGGGTATATTACCTATATGCGGACAGATTCGGTGCATTTGTCAGATCAGGCGATCGCAGCTGCTAGAAGTTGTGTAGAAAAACTCTACGGTCAACAATATCTCAGCCCCCAGCCCCGGCAATACACTACCAAATCCAAAGGCGCACAAGAAGCGCACGAAGCAATTCGCCCAGCAGGTAGCAGCTTCCGCACTCCCCAAGAAACCGGTTTGGGCGGTCGAGAACTTGCTGTCTACGATTTGATTTGGAAACGTACCGTCGCCTGCCAAATGGCTGATTCTCGGCAAACCCAAATTTCCGTACAATTGCAAGTTGAGGACGCTGGTTTTCGTTCTTCTGGCAAGCGCATTGAATTTCCGGGATACCTACGCGCTTACGTTGAAGGTTCAGATGACCCGGAAGCGGCACTAGAAGACCAAGAAGTAATTTTACCTAGCTTAAAAGTGGGAGATCATCCAAATTGCACAGAACTAGAAGCAGTTGGTCATGAAACTCAACCCCCAGCTAGGTACAGTGAAGCAACTCTGGTGAAAACCTTAGAAAGCGAAGGTATCGGTCGTCCCAGTACCTACGCCAGCATTATTGGCACCATCATCGACAAGGGTTACGCCCAATTGATGAATAACGCCCTCATACCCACCTTCACTGCTTTCGCCGTCACCGACTTGCTGGAAAAATATTTCCCGGATATCGTCGATCCCAGCTTTACCTCAAAAATGGAGCAAACCCTCGATGACATAGCCACAGGTGAAGCTAAATGGCTACCCTACCTCCAGAAATTTTATTTGGGAGACAAAGGTCTGGAAACCCTAGTCAGGGAACAGGAAAGCCAAATTGATGCTACCAAAGCCAGAACTGTAGAACTGGAAAATTTGGCAGCCAAAGTCCGCATCGGGAAATATGGTCCTTACATTGAAGTTGAAAATGGTGAGGGTGTTATCACCGCTTCAATTCCCAAAGACTTGACGCCAGCTGACCTCGACCCCAAACAAGTAGAAGTATTGCTGCGGCAAAAAACCACAGGCCCTGACCAGGTGGGTCGCCATCCCGAAACTGGCGAACCAATTTATGTGAAAATTGGCGCTTATGGGCCTTATGTCCAATTAGGTGACAAGACTGAGGAAAACCCCAAACCGAAACAAGCCTCTCTACCCAAAGGTGTTACCCCAGAAAACCTGACCTTGGAAACGGCTGTTGGTCTGTTGGCACTACCCCGGACATTAGGAGTTCATCCAGTCACTAACGGCAAAATCCAAGCCAGTTTGGGACGCTTTGGCCCTTATGTTGTTCATGACCAGGGTAAGGAAGGAAAAGATTACCGCTCTCTGAAAGCTGCTGATAATGTATTGACAGTTAGCCTAGAACGTGCATTGGAATTGTTCTCCGAGCCAAAAAAGGGACGCAGTTCCACCAACAGCAAGTCCAAGGCAGCCTTACGTGAATTGGGTACACATCCAGAGGACGGCGAACCAGTGAATATCTACGATGGTCCCTATGGCCCTTACATCAAGCATGGCAAAACTAATGCTAGTATCCCAGAAGGTCAATCGGTAGAAGATGTCACCCTGGCTGCGGCCTTGGAATTGTTGGCTGCTAAGGCCTCCACGGGAAAATCAACCCGTAAAACCACTAAATCGACGAGTTCGAGATCCAAGTCAACTACTAAGTCATCAAGCACAGCTACGAAAAAAAAGACCACAGAAAGCTAA
- a CDS encoding DUF6745 domain-containing protein, whose amino-acid sequence MSLIEKLTPEQEALIPVYRDKWRAIALSTERIDREKAAEAVKAAYAIIPEPEPTIIFCDSPYASLCLEIDLQLKYSNDKLYSDIEYLLFAQLKNQLGYNTLYVLNRRLNIDINRINQIEFELAVLLDRELKINCLRYFVDGSIRLDGLLRPYSLFEFCIYVLKCNYNQEIWEVLQNIYKHCGRIFAFDNVCMICDRPLHLRFDNQNRLHAEGEPAIEFIDGFSLYSYHGVTLPEKYGKIHPQQWQSQWLLSEENAELRRVLIQGIGYARICQELQAIELDTWAEYTLLKIEADVDEEPIYLLKMTCPSTQFIHALRVPPEIKSAREAVRWVNWGVDPEQFGVQT is encoded by the coding sequence ATGTCGCTGATTGAAAAGTTAACACCTGAGCAAGAGGCTTTGATTCCAGTTTATCGGGACAAGTGGAGAGCGATCGCCCTTTCAACTGAGCGAATCGATCGTGAAAAAGCGGCGGAAGCCGTCAAAGCTGCTTATGCTATTATTCCTGAGCCAGAGCCGACAATAATTTTCTGTGATAGTCCTTATGCATCTTTGTGCCTCGAAATTGATCTTCAACTAAAATACAGTAATGACAAACTTTACTCTGACATAGAGTACCTACTATTCGCTCAGTTAAAAAACCAATTAGGTTACAACACTTTATATGTGTTAAATCGAAGATTAAATATTGATATTAATAGAATTAATCAAATAGAATTTGAGTTGGCAGTTTTACTAGATAGAGAACTTAAAATAAATTGCTTAAGGTATTTTGTAGATGGCAGCATCAGATTAGACGGTTTGCTACGCCCATATAGTCTTTTTGAGTTTTGTATTTATGTATTAAAATGCAATTATAATCAAGAAATATGGGAAGTTTTACAGAATATATACAAGCATTGTGGTCGTATTTTTGCCTTTGATAATGTTTGTATGATCTGCGATCGCCCTCTTCATCTGCGCTTCGACAATCAAAATCGTCTCCACGCTGAAGGTGAACCCGCCATTGAATTTATTGATGGATTTAGCCTCTACTCATACCACGGTGTAACCTTACCTGAAAAATACGGTAAAATTCACCCGCAGCAATGGCAATCTCAATGGCTTTTATCAGAGGAAAACGCCGAACTACGACGAGTGTTAATTCAAGGTATTGGTTACGCCCGAATTTGCCAAGAATTACAAGCTATTGAATTAGATACTTGGGCTGAATACACACTATTAAAAATTGAAGCTGATGTTGATGAAGAACCAATTTATTTATTAAAAATGACTTGCCCAAGTACACAATTTATTCACGCCTTGCGAGTTCCACCTGAAATTAAATCAGCACGTGAGGCAGTCCGCTGGGTAAATTGGGGAGTAGATCCAGAGCAATTTGGCGTGCAAACCTGA
- a CDS encoding RNA recognition motif domain-containing protein, with protein sequence MSIYVGNLSYSVTQDDLSKVFSEYGAVKRVQLPTDRETGRARGFGFVEMESSAAEDAAIQALDGAEWMGRVMKVNKARPKEEKDTRSGGGSWQKNNSGYSRGY encoded by the coding sequence ATGTCAATCTACGTAGGGAACCTATCCTACAGCGTCACACAAGACGACCTTAGTAAGGTATTTTCCGAGTACGGAGCCGTCAAACGCGTTCAATTACCCACAGATAGGGAGACAGGACGCGCTCGAGGCTTTGGTTTTGTCGAAATGGAATCATCAGCCGCAGAAGATGCTGCTATTCAGGCTTTGGATGGTGCCGAATGGATGGGTCGTGTAATGAAAGTTAATAAAGCTAGACCAAAAGAGGAGAAAGACACTCGCTCTGGCGGTGGTAGTTGGCAAAAAAATAATAGCGGATACTCACGAGGCTATTAA
- a CDS encoding NAD(P)H-quinone oxidoreductase subunit N translates to MDFANLASQLNAGTILPEGIVILTLLGVLIVDLILGRTSSRWIGYLAIAGLLASIVALYFQWDALNPISFSGGFNSDNLSIVFRGIIALSAAFTILMSIRYIEQSGTALAEFIAILLTATLGGMFLSGASELVMIFISLETLSISSYLLTGYTKRDPRSNEAALKYLLIGASSTAVFLYGVSLLYGLSGGQTELSAIATGIATAKAGQSLGLVIALVFAIAGIGFKISAAPFHQWTPDVYEGAPTPVIAFLSVGSKAAGFALAIRLLTTAFPLVAEEWKFVFTALAVLSMILGNVVALAQTSMKRMLAYSSIAQAGFVMIGLIASTQAGYASMIFYLLVYLFMNLCGFTCIILFSLRTGTDQIAEYSGLYQKDPLLTLGLSISLLSLGGIPPLAGFFGKIYLFWAGWQAGLYGLVLLGLVTSVVSIYYYIRVVKMMVVKEPHEMSDAVKNYPQIRWNLPGFRPLQVGLVVTLIATSIAGILSNPLFTLANHSISHTAILQATVNNAAQAQNLRLAPKVDSVSQSQPSVDSTAKI, encoded by the coding sequence ATGGATTTTGCTAATCTTGCATCCCAGTTAAATGCTGGAACGATTTTACCAGAGGGGATTGTAATTCTCACCCTCTTGGGGGTTTTGATTGTTGATTTGATTTTGGGGCGTACATCCTCGCGCTGGATTGGATATCTAGCGATCGCAGGTTTACTGGCTTCCATTGTCGCCCTGTATTTTCAATGGGATGCTCTCAATCCCATCTCTTTTAGCGGCGGCTTTAATAGTGACAACCTGAGTATCGTCTTTCGCGGTATCATAGCGTTGTCTGCCGCTTTTACTATATTGATGTCAATTCGCTACATTGAGCAGAGTGGCACCGCTTTAGCCGAATTCATCGCTATTTTGCTGACTGCTACCCTTGGAGGAATGTTTTTATCCGGGGCTAGCGAGTTGGTAATGATTTTCATCTCCCTAGAAACCTTGAGTATATCCTCTTACTTGCTAACAGGTTATACTAAGCGTGACCCCCGCTCCAACGAAGCGGCGTTGAAATACCTGTTAATTGGAGCTTCCAGTACAGCAGTATTTTTGTACGGTGTATCATTGCTGTATGGATTATCAGGTGGACAAACTGAACTAAGTGCGATCGCCACTGGCATTGCCACAGCGAAGGCTGGTCAATCTTTAGGTTTAGTGATTGCATTGGTTTTTGCGATCGCAGGTATTGGCTTTAAAATCTCCGCCGCACCCTTCCACCAGTGGACACCAGACGTTTACGAAGGCGCTCCCACTCCGGTAATCGCCTTTTTATCTGTGGGTTCCAAAGCAGCTGGATTTGCTCTAGCTATCCGCTTGCTGACAACAGCCTTCCCTCTGGTTGCAGAAGAGTGGAAGTTTGTCTTCACTGCTCTGGCCGTTCTCAGCATGATCTTGGGTAACGTAGTCGCCCTCGCCCAAACCAGCATGAAACGGATGCTAGCTTATTCATCCATTGCCCAAGCTGGGTTTGTGATGATCGGCTTAATTGCTAGCACACAGGCAGGTTACGCCAGCATGATATTTTACCTCCTGGTCTACCTGTTCATGAACCTGTGCGGCTTTACCTGCATCATTCTGTTCTCCTTGCGGACAGGAACCGACCAGATTGCCGAATACTCCGGACTATATCAAAAAGACCCACTCCTAACACTGGGGTTGAGTATCTCCTTGCTTTCCTTGGGCGGTATTCCACCATTAGCTGGTTTTTTTGGTAAGATTTACTTGTTTTGGGCTGGTTGGCAAGCAGGTCTTTACGGATTAGTCTTGCTGGGCTTAGTTACTAGCGTCGTCTCCATATATTACTACATTCGCGTAGTCAAGATGATGGTAGTCAAAGAACCCCATGAAATGTCAGACGCAGTGAAGAATTATCCCCAAATACGATGGAATTTGCCTGGATTTAGACCTTTGCAAGTTGGCTTAGTTGTCACTTTAATCGCCACTTCCATTGCAGGGATTTTGTCAAATCCACTATTTACACTGGCTAACCATTCCATCTCCCATACTGCAATTTTGCAAGCAACAGTCAATAACGCTGCACAAGCACAAAATCTACGACTTGCACCAAAGGTAGATTCAGTAAGTCAGTCTCAACCCTCAGTTGATTCGACTGCTAAGATTTAA
- a CDS encoding ATP-binding protein, with amino-acid sequence MTPEQFLELARVLPEPLLLVSSEGQVLATNQPVADMLRLRRQELQGKMLFDLVTESANDIIKYLQACSTSRAMILGSLTLRTNNGQTLICRSQGAVIQPWSPESSALILLRLENRTVASNNFVLLNQKIDELAKEVQKRKQAELELQKANEELEIRVEERTTALQETLNELQLTQTQLIQAEKMSSLGQMVAGIAHEVNNPVSFIYGNLHYAHKYTQDLLKLLEIYQQICPNPPLEIQKQIEEIDLNFLIQDITKLFKSMTVGTERIQEIVKSLRNFCRLDEAELKQVNIHEGIDSTLMILDHRLHATHEYPEIKVIKKYGQLPNVTCYPCQLNQVFMNILANAIDALEKSALSGRWSAVNSKTNDNPQIQITTEVIDKNWIVVTIADNGLGISEQVRSKLFDPFFTTKPVGKGTGLGLSISYQIIVEKHGGQLSCFSTPGKGAEFVIKIPVNS; translated from the coding sequence ATGACTCCTGAACAATTTCTTGAACTTGCCAGAGTTTTACCAGAGCCTTTACTTTTGGTGAGTAGTGAGGGTCAAGTGTTAGCTACCAATCAACCAGTAGCAGATATGCTGAGATTACGCCGGCAGGAGCTGCAAGGGAAAATGCTCTTTGATTTGGTAACTGAGTCTGCCAACGATATTATAAAGTACCTGCAAGCTTGTTCTACTAGCAGAGCAATGATTTTAGGTTCTTTAACTTTACGTACAAATAATGGGCAGACATTAATATGCCGGAGTCAAGGAGCAGTTATTCAACCTTGGTCTCCTGAATCTTCAGCTTTAATTCTTTTGCGCTTGGAAAATAGAACTGTAGCCAGCAATAATTTCGTCCTTCTAAACCAGAAAATTGATGAGTTAGCAAAAGAAGTTCAAAAACGTAAACAGGCGGAGTTAGAACTCCAAAAAGCAAATGAAGAATTAGAAATTCGGGTTGAGGAACGTACAACTGCTTTACAAGAAACATTAAACGAACTACAACTTACCCAAACTCAGCTTATCCAAGCGGAGAAAATGTCTAGTTTAGGCCAGATGGTCGCTGGTATTGCCCATGAAGTGAATAACCCCGTCAGTTTTATTTATGGTAACCTTCATTACGCCCATAAATATACTCAGGATTTACTGAAATTGTTGGAAATTTATCAACAAATTTGCCCCAATCCTCCTCTAGAAATTCAAAAGCAAATAGAAGAAATAGACTTAAATTTTCTGATTCAAGATATAACTAAACTCTTCAAATCTATGACGGTGGGAACAGAGCGTATTCAAGAAATTGTTAAATCATTGCGAAATTTTTGCCGACTTGATGAAGCTGAACTTAAGCAAGTCAATATTCACGAAGGAATTGATAGTACTTTAATGATTTTGGATCATCGGCTGCATGCTACACATGAGTACCCAGAAATCAAAGTCATTAAAAAATATGGGCAATTACCTAATGTGACTTGCTACCCTTGTCAACTCAATCAAGTATTTATGAATATCCTGGCTAATGCGATCGATGCTTTGGAAAAGTCGGCACTCAGTGGTCGGTGGTCAGCAGTCAATTCAAAAACAAATGACAATCCCCAAATTCAAATTACAACTGAAGTGATTGATAAAAATTGGATAGTGGTTACTATTGCTGATAATGGTTTGGGAATTAGTGAACAAGTTCGCTCAAAGCTATTTGACCCATTTTTCACTACTAAACCCGTGGGCAAAGGTACTGGGCTAGGTCTATCTATAAGCTATCAAATTATAGTGGAAAAACATGGCGGACAGCTTAGCTGTTTTTCTACTCCAGGAAAAGGTGCAGAATTTGTAATTAAGATACCTGTTAACTCATAG
- a CDS encoding methanogen output domain 1-containing protein, which produces MTNSLNHSISSLNLPLERDIFLRTLIRELSGTLHDVVGLEEASGFISVVGERMGRQINQYYKSALEVSNLSPKQVADVLVDLKKRIQGDFYVIEQDDEKIVFGNRVCPFGDKVLNRPAMCMMTSNVFGTIAANNLGYAKVKLQDTIAEGASGCRVIVYLKFTPEAEDAEGREYFRGLESV; this is translated from the coding sequence ATGACAAATTCCCTTAATCATTCAATCAGTAGCCTGAATCTTCCTTTAGAACGGGACATATTTTTACGTACATTAATCAGAGAATTATCTGGTACTTTGCACGATGTAGTTGGCTTAGAAGAAGCTTCTGGATTTATTAGCGTAGTTGGTGAAAGAATGGGTAGGCAGATTAACCAATATTACAAATCTGCTTTGGAGGTCTCAAATCTTTCTCCAAAGCAAGTAGCTGATGTCTTAGTTGATTTAAAAAAACGAATTCAAGGCGATTTTTATGTGATTGAACAGGATGATGAAAAAATTGTTTTTGGCAACCGCGTTTGCCCATTTGGCGATAAAGTTCTTAATCGCCCTGCTATGTGTATGATGACTTCAAACGTCTTTGGAACGATCGCAGCTAATAATCTAGGGTATGCGAAAGTAAAATTGCAAGATACCATAGCAGAGGGTGCTTCTGGATGCAGAGTTATTGTTTATTTAAAATTTACTCCAGAAGCGGAAGATGCAGAAGGTCGAGAATACTTTAGAGGATTAGAGTCTGTCTAA
- a CDS encoding sensor histidine kinase encodes MASFDCEKEIQQLKKTNRILQKKLERSETDRMKLEDINKKKESLLKKVIDELQEYQSKLEERSQELETMLLNLQIMENKMSTLGSLVADVAHEINNPIAFIAGNLTPAQEYIQNLLDMIDLYQQIYPKASQEIQEKIEFLDLEYVREDLPKLISSIKEGTDRISNLSKSLRTFSRSDTEQKVLFNLHEGINSTLVILKYRLQANKMRPAIQVIQDYGEFLILECFPGQLNQVFMNLLANAIDALEESNYGLSFDQIRASPNQITINTALTEDKSHALIRIKDNGVGISAEVKEKIFNHLFTTKPAGKGTGLGLSISYQIIVQKHRGTLEVNSVLGEGSEFIITLPIY; translated from the coding sequence ATGGCAAGTTTTGATTGTGAAAAAGAAATTCAACAACTCAAAAAAACGAATAGAATTCTCCAAAAAAAATTGGAACGCTCTGAGACAGACCGGATGAAACTAGAAGATATAAATAAAAAAAAAGAATCTCTGCTGAAAAAAGTAATTGATGAGTTACAAGAGTATCAAAGCAAATTAGAGGAAAGAAGTCAGGAATTAGAAACGATGCTTCTTAATCTTCAAATTATGGAGAACAAAATGTCTACTTTGGGAAGTCTGGTTGCAGATGTAGCTCACGAAATTAACAACCCAATTGCGTTTATAGCAGGTAATCTTACTCCGGCTCAAGAGTATATTCAGAATTTATTAGATATGATAGATCTTTATCAGCAAATTTATCCCAAAGCATCTCAGGAAATTCAAGAAAAAATCGAATTTCTTGATCTAGAATATGTGCGCGAGGATTTGCCTAAACTCATTTCCTCAATTAAAGAAGGCACAGATCGGATTTCCAATCTGAGCAAGAGCTTGCGAACTTTCTCTAGATCAGATACAGAACAAAAAGTTCTCTTTAACCTTCATGAAGGTATTAACAGTACTCTGGTTATTCTCAAGTACCGTTTACAAGCGAATAAGATGCGTCCTGCTATTCAAGTAATTCAAGACTACGGTGAATTTTTGATATTAGAATGCTTTCCAGGACAACTAAATCAGGTATTTATGAATTTATTAGCAAATGCAATTGATGCTTTAGAAGAGTCTAATTATGGCTTGAGTTTTGATCAGATTAGGGCAAGTCCCAATCAAATTACAATTAATACTGCTTTAACTGAAGATAAAAGTCACGCATTGATTCGGATTAAAGATAATGGGGTAGGAATATCAGCCGAAGTAAAAGAAAAAATTTTTAACCATTTATTTACAACAAAACCAGCGGGTAAAGGAACAGGATTAGGGTTATCAATTTCTTATCAAATAATTGTCCAAAAACATAGGGGAACTTTGGAAGTAAATTCTGTGTTGGGAGAAGGTTCAGAATTTATAATAACTCTTCCAATTTATTAA